The following proteins are co-located in the Candidatus Nitrotoga sp. AM1P genome:
- the gph gene encoding phosphoglycolate phosphatase (PGP is an essential enzyme in the glycolate salvage pathway in higher organisms (photorespiration in plants). Phosphoglycolate results from the oxidase activity of RubisCO in the Calvin cycle when concentrations of carbon dioxide are low relative to oxygen. This enzyme is a member of the Haloacid Dehalogenase (HAD) superfamily of aspartate-nucleophile hydrolase enzymes (PF00702).) — protein sequence MTSAVLFDLDGTFADTAPDLGAALNHLLNLHGKPPLPLKTIRPQASHGTLGLLKLGFNIEPNAPSFAGLRDAFLDYYASHICVHTTLFPGMAELIEILEQRGLPWGIVTNKPHRFTLPLMQALGYAQRAACLISGDTCTRAKPFPDPLLKASELLKIVPQHCLYLGDDKRDAEAAQAAGMRCIIARYGYHDSSLEELSNWPAQGGIDLPSQLLQYLKD from the coding sequence GTGACTAGTGCCGTCCTGTTCGATCTCGACGGCACTTTTGCGGACACAGCACCCGACCTGGGCGCGGCCCTTAACCACCTGCTCAACCTGCATGGCAAGCCACCTTTGCCTTTGAAAACAATCCGTCCACAAGCATCGCATGGCACTCTTGGCTTACTAAAACTAGGTTTTAACATTGAACCAAATGCGCCAAGTTTTGCGGGTTTACGCGATGCCTTCCTGGATTATTATGCTAGCCATATTTGTGTCCACACCACCCTGTTTCCTGGAATGGCAGAACTGATCGAAATACTGGAACAACGTGGTTTGCCGTGGGGCATTGTTACCAATAAACCCCATCGCTTCACTCTACCGCTAATGCAAGCGCTGGGCTATGCGCAGCGCGCTGCCTGCCTGATCAGCGGCGATACATGTACGCGTGCCAAGCCCTTCCCGGATCCGCTACTGAAGGCCAGCGAATTGCTAAAAATCGTGCCACAACACTGCCTATATCTGGGTGATGACAAGCGCGATGCGGAAGCAGCACAGGCTGCCGGAATGCGCTGCATCATCGCACGCTATGGCTATCATGACTCCTCCCTGGAGGAATTATCCAACTGGCCTGCCCAAGGCGGAATTGATTTACCTTCTCAACTATTACAATATTTAAAAGATTGA
- the ubiG gene encoding bifunctional 2-polyprenyl-6-hydroxyphenol methylase/3-demethylubiquinol 3-O-methyltransferase UbiG produces the protein MTNADPLELEKFSQLAHRWWDSNSEFKPLHEINPLRLNYINRIAALTGKTVLDVGCGGGILSESMAALGAQVTGIDLSDKALQVARLHLLESGQQVNYRNIAVEDLAAEQPGHYDVVTCMELLEHVPDPSSTVDACAKLAKPGGHVFFSTLNRNPKSYLFAVIGAEYLLHLLPRGTHDYAKFIKPSELAQFCRNAGLNISDISGMSYHPLHKTYSLGQNTDVNYLLACRRD, from the coding sequence ATGACCAATGCTGATCCGCTTGAACTGGAAAAATTTAGTCAGCTCGCCCACCGCTGGTGGGATTCCAATAGCGAATTCAAACCACTACATGAAATCAACCCGCTGCGTCTGAACTATATCAACCGTATCGCGGCCCTGACCGGCAAAACTGTACTGGATGTAGGCTGCGGCGGCGGCATCCTGTCGGAAAGTATGGCCGCACTTGGCGCGCAGGTAACGGGCATTGACCTGAGCGACAAGGCGCTGCAAGTTGCCAGACTACACTTGCTGGAAAGTGGCCAGCAGGTGAACTACCGCAACATCGCCGTGGAAGACCTGGCGGCAGAACAGCCAGGCCACTATGATGTGGTCACTTGCATGGAATTACTCGAACATGTGCCCGATCCATCCAGCACCGTGGATGCCTGCGCGAAACTAGCCAAGCCGGGCGGTCATGTATTCTTTTCCACTTTAAACCGTAACCCGAAATCTTACCTTTTCGCGGTGATCGGCGCGGAATATTTACTTCATTTGCTGCCGCGGGGCACGCACGATTACGCTAAATTTATCAAACCGTCCGAACTCGCACAATTTTGCCGCAATGCAGGTCTTAATATAAGCGACATCAGTGGCATGAGTTACCATCCCCTCCATAAAACCTACTCACTCGGCCAGAACACTGACGTCAACTACCTGCTCGCCTGTCGTCGTGACTAG
- a CDS encoding HDOD domain-containing protein, translating into MQHQKMWELAEWIDFLSQVDIPVLKQTARNLSALRQHEKNLSARGVAHIINFDPMMTVKLLRHLQQQKHASQEHEVMQVDQALMMLGLDTFFKKVPAEPLAETVLSGQMDALSCLLRVIHRSNRASTFAVDWAVRLSDMHFEEVRIAALLFDIAELLMWCFAPVDMLKIRALQQQDRTLRSNDAQERVLGFTLFHLQSALALKWSLPKLLITLMDGECANQQRVRNVFLAVNLARHSANGWNDAALPDDYADIGKLLHMQPEEVKVMVGAQEKN; encoded by the coding sequence ATGCAACATCAGAAAATGTGGGAACTGGCCGAGTGGATAGATTTTCTCAGTCAAGTCGATATTCCGGTATTGAAACAAACCGCACGCAATCTGTCTGCATTGCGCCAACATGAAAAAAACCTTAGTGCGCGAGGTGTTGCCCATATTATCAACTTCGACCCCATGATGACCGTCAAGCTGCTGCGCCATCTGCAGCAGCAAAAGCACGCCAGCCAAGAGCATGAAGTGATGCAGGTGGATCAAGCATTAATGATGTTGGGTCTCGATACATTTTTTAAAAAAGTGCCGGCAGAACCACTGGCGGAAACAGTTCTAAGCGGGCAGATGGATGCCTTGAGCTGTTTGTTGCGAGTAATACACCGTTCAAACCGCGCATCCACTTTCGCTGTGGATTGGGCAGTGCGCTTGAGTGATATGCATTTTGAAGAAGTTCGCATCGCTGCGTTGTTATTTGATATTGCCGAACTGCTAATGTGGTGCTTTGCACCTGTAGATATGCTGAAAATCCGTGCCCTGCAGCAACAGGATAGAACATTGCGTAGCAATGATGCGCAGGAACGGGTGTTGGGCTTTACATTGTTTCATTTGCAATCTGCATTGGCATTAAAATGGTCACTACCCAAGCTGTTGATCACGCTGATGGATGGCGAATGTGCCAATCAACAACGCGTGCGTAATGTCTTTCTCGCCGTCAATCTTGCGCGCCATTCTGCCAATGGCTGGAATGATGCGGCTCTGCCCGATGACTATGCTGATATCGGCAAACTCCTGCATATGCAGCCGGAAGAAGTGAAGGTTATGGTTGGTGCGCAAGAGAAAAACTAA
- a CDS encoding DUF1499 domain-containing protein: MTKIICKISILLFIILPIITIIAGQTGLFNGKRPTDLGLRDGKLKAPLAESSNSISSQAALHPHSDYHIIAPLAYQGDGKAAFVKLTNIVRNMNNTTVISAEPTYLYAEFQSRLMKFTDDVEFALDESTGVINMRSASRLGKKDFGANRRRLEAIRAAFGS; the protein is encoded by the coding sequence ATGACCAAAATTATCTGCAAGATTTCCATCTTACTATTCATCATTCTCCCGATAATCACCATCATTGCGGGACAGACTGGCTTATTCAATGGAAAACGCCCAACCGATCTTGGCCTGCGTGATGGCAAGCTAAAAGCACCCCTTGCAGAATCATCCAATAGCATCTCCAGTCAAGCGGCACTACATCCGCACAGCGACTACCACATCATTGCTCCGCTAGCATATCAAGGCGACGGTAAAGCAGCCTTTGTCAAACTAACCAATATAGTGCGCAACATGAATAACACAACGGTGATTTCCGCAGAACCCACTTATTTATACGCCGAATTCCAGAGCCGACTAATGAAATTCACCGATGACGTAGAGTTTGCGCTCGATGAATCGACTGGCGTTATTAACATGCGCTCTGCGTCACGCCTCGGCAAGAAGGATTTTGGAGCGAACAGGAGGAGGCTGGAAGCTATCCGGGCGGCATTCGGGAGTTAA
- the gyrA gene encoding DNA gyrase subunit A, with translation MEQFAKEILVVSLEDEMRKSYLDYAMSVIVGRALPDVRDGLKPVHRRALFSMHELSNDWNKAYKKSARIVGDVIGKYHPHGDTAVYDTIVRMAQTFSLRYPLVDGQGNFGSVDGDNAAAMRYTEIRMARIAHELLADLDKETVDFGPNYDGSEHEPLVFPARFPNLLVNGSTGIAVGMATNIPPHNLGEVVDACLALLKTPDLDIEQLIEYIPAPDFPTAGFIYGLAGVKEGYRTGRGRVVMRARTHFEDIEKGNNRQAIIIDELPYQVNKATLLMKIGELVREKKIEGISEIRDESDKSGMRAVIELKRNEVPEVILNQLFKMTQLQDSFGMNMVALTDGQPKLLNLKQFLDAFLRHRREVVTRRTIFDLRKARDRGHILEGLAVALSNVDEIIALIKAAATPAIAKQGLMARTWRSSLVEELLSRVSDASRPESLAPEFGMSGQGEQRAYRLSDIQAQAILELRLQRLTGLEQDKIVSEYREVMDKIIDLLDILAKPERVTQIIIDELVAIKAQYGDKRRSEIVTHTQDMSMEDLITPEDVVVTMSHGGYMKAQPLAEYVAQKRGGRGKQAAPPKEDDFVDNLFIANTHDYILCFSSRGRVYWIKVYDVPQGARTARGRPIVNLLPLESGEKINAILPVKVFSGDQYVFFATAKGTVKKTALSDFANPRKAGIIAINLDEGDYLIGVALTDGKHDVMLFSNGGKAVRFDENDVRSMGRVSRGVRGMKLAAKHHVIALLVAGDESQAVLTATENGYGKRTPISEYTRHGRGTQGMIAIQTSARNGKVVAATLVNEEDEIMLIGTNGVLIRTRVKEIREMSRSTQGVTLINLGKDDKLAGLSRIADPEPEDLSHLIKPIKD, from the coding sequence ATGGAACAATTCGCTAAAGAAATTCTGGTAGTTAGTCTTGAAGATGAGATGCGCAAGTCGTATCTCGATTATGCAATGAGCGTGATTGTTGGACGCGCCTTGCCTGATGTGCGTGATGGTCTTAAACCGGTACATCGTCGTGCGTTGTTTTCCATGCATGAGCTATCCAACGACTGGAACAAGGCTTACAAAAAATCGGCGCGCATAGTGGGCGACGTGATCGGTAAATATCATCCGCATGGAGATACGGCGGTGTATGACACTATCGTTCGTATGGCGCAGACATTTTCGCTGCGTTATCCTTTGGTGGATGGTCAGGGTAACTTTGGTTCGGTGGATGGTGATAACGCGGCGGCGATGCGTTATACCGAAATTCGCATGGCGCGTATTGCCCACGAGTTGTTGGCCGATCTGGACAAGGAGACCGTGGATTTCGGGCCCAATTACGATGGCTCCGAGCATGAGCCGCTGGTGTTTCCGGCGCGTTTCCCTAATCTGTTGGTCAATGGTTCAACCGGCATTGCCGTTGGTATGGCAACTAATATTCCGCCGCATAATCTAGGCGAGGTGGTTGATGCCTGTCTGGCGCTACTGAAAACCCCTGATCTGGATATCGAGCAATTGATCGAATATATTCCCGCGCCCGATTTTCCAACTGCGGGTTTTATTTATGGTTTGGCAGGCGTGAAGGAAGGTTACCGAACCGGTCGCGGGCGTGTGGTAATGCGTGCGCGCACTCATTTCGAAGATATCGAAAAGGGAAATAACCGCCAAGCCATCATTATCGATGAATTGCCCTACCAAGTGAATAAAGCCACCTTGCTAATGAAAATTGGCGAGCTGGTGCGCGAAAAGAAAATCGAGGGAATTTCCGAAATTCGCGACGAATCGGATAAGTCCGGAATGCGTGCTGTGATTGAACTAAAGCGCAATGAAGTGCCGGAAGTAATACTCAATCAACTGTTTAAAATGACCCAGCTGCAGGACAGTTTCGGCATGAACATGGTGGCCTTGACCGATGGTCAGCCCAAGCTGCTTAACTTGAAGCAATTCCTGGATGCTTTCCTGCGTCATCGGCGCGAAGTAGTAACGCGGCGCACGATATTTGACTTGCGCAAGGCGCGAGATCGAGGCCATATTCTAGAGGGTTTGGCCGTTGCACTTTCCAATGTGGATGAAATCATTGCGCTGATTAAAGCGGCCGCGACGCCTGCGATTGCCAAGCAAGGTTTAATGGCGCGGACATGGCGATCTTCACTGGTCGAAGAGTTACTAAGCCGGGTTAGCGATGCATCGCGTCCAGAAAGTCTGGCGCCGGAATTCGGTATGTCAGGGCAGGGTGAGCAGCGCGCCTATCGGCTTTCGGACATACAAGCCCAAGCGATTCTGGAGCTGCGCTTGCAGCGTTTAACTGGGCTGGAGCAAGATAAAATCGTCAGCGAATATCGCGAAGTGATGGATAAGATTATCGATTTGCTCGATATCTTGGCCAAGCCAGAGCGCGTAACGCAAATTATCATCGACGAGCTGGTTGCGATTAAAGCGCAATACGGCGACAAGCGTCGTAGCGAAATTGTCACTCATACACAAGATATGAGTATGGAAGATTTGATTACGCCGGAGGACGTGGTGGTTACGATGTCGCATGGCGGTTACATGAAAGCGCAGCCATTAGCGGAATATGTAGCGCAGAAGCGTGGTGGACGGGGTAAACAGGCTGCTCCTCCTAAAGAGGACGATTTTGTAGATAACCTGTTTATCGCCAATACACACGATTATATTTTGTGCTTTTCCAGCCGGGGCCGAGTGTACTGGATCAAGGTGTATGACGTACCTCAGGGTGCCCGTACCGCTCGCGGTAGGCCAATTGTTAATCTGTTGCCGCTGGAGAGTGGCGAGAAGATTAACGCGATTCTGCCGGTAAAAGTGTTCTCGGGCGATCAATATGTATTCTTTGCCACCGCCAAAGGCACGGTGAAAAAGACCGCGTTATCTGATTTCGCTAACCCGCGCAAGGCTGGCATTATCGCCATTAACCTGGATGAAGGTGATTATCTGATTGGCGTGGCATTGACTGATGGCAAGCATGACGTAATGCTGTTTTCCAATGGGGGCAAAGCGGTACGTTTCGACGAAAATGATGTGCGTTCCATGGGGCGTGTGTCGCGCGGCGTGCGCGGCATGAAGCTGGCCGCGAAGCACCATGTAATTGCGCTTCTGGTGGCGGGCGACGAAAGCCAAGCAGTATTGACTGCGACCGAAAACGGCTACGGCAAGCGCACGCCAATTTCAGAATATACACGCCATGGTCGCGGTACTCAGGGCATGATTGCGATTCAAACTTCTGCCCGCAATGGTAAGGTGGTCGCGGCTACCCTGGTAAACGAGGAAGATGAAATCATGTTGATTGGTACGAATGGCGTACTAATCCGCACTCGGGTCAAGGAAATCCGTGAAA